Sequence from the Nymphaea colorata isolate Beijing-Zhang1983 chromosome 9, ASM883128v2, whole genome shotgun sequence genome:
AGAGCCAACCATTGCCTGTATGTCAGGTGATATCTTCACTTATCTTTAAAGATATATGCTAGGCATTTTCTCAGATTGGTGTGTATCTGTCATTGTCTAATTGGTTTAACTGGTCACAGCTTAAGAATGTCGAGGAAACATTTTTTGGGCATGTATTTCCTTTGTGTCTCTAATCTTTATTGTTATCAACTTATCATACATGTTTTGCCTCTGGTTCTTGTTGTTGTGCTTTTTGGTATGGGTCTCTAACAGATGCCAATACTTTCAGTGACCTTATCTACTAGTCTGCTGAGGTTTCTTTACTTtgtcttcaaaaattttaattgctCTTGCCATcacatgtgatttttttctgaaagtGATCTGTTGCCTCGTTCTGCTGCCTCTCTTGTACAATATAATGGATAGAACATGTTCTTATAATAGGTATCTCATTACAACATTGAAAATAGTCCCTAGGGGAACTGAAGGAGCCGTGAGCATAGAGGGGACATTTGCTGGGCTTTTAGCTTCAGTCATCTTTGTGAGCATCGGTACTTCCTTGGGTTTGGTACGTCATCTGTTACTTTGCATGTCTCACATGCATATTTTATCTGTTACTTTGCTTGTCTCACATGCATATTTTATTCTTAGGATATCTTTTCAGGAAGTCTTGAAGCATAGGCATCAACTTTCCTTTATcaacaaaatccaaaatttgttGGCCTTTACAATTTCCACTTTGAAAGCAAAGCAACTTATTGTAGCTTAAAACATCTGCTGAGTGGTCCATTGCTTGTTGTGGATGTGCTTTACCAATTTAATAAGTGCACTTGTTCCACTAATCATGCGGTGCAGTGCCTGTACAATGTATGTGTGTTCTTTTCAAGGTGTTAGAGTATGGAACACTAAGCTGAATTGCTTGATAGGcagagtttttcttttcatttcaacGTATTAGCTATAGctgttttatcactttatgtGTCTCTGTTCGTTTTAGAGCTGACATGCATTTGCAAAGGCTGGCAATGAAATTTCTGGTCAATCTGATTTTGCTCACACCTATAATGTTCATCTTCGAGAAAAATTATCCTTTTTGTCTGGTTCATGATTGAATCTTTTTggctatgtttgatagcctcgtaTCTCAGATTTGAGGCTACCACAGATTTTGAAACCATGGATATGTGGTCAGACCCCTGACCCCTCAGACCACAAATCCATGATCTTGACAAGGTAACACAGATTTGAGATCCCCAATTGAGAAGTCCACTTTTTGTTTAATCGGTGGATTAACctaacatggatttaaaatcagccTCGGATCTGAGAGATCCGAGGCTATCCAACGTagcctttgtgtgtgtgtgtgtgtgttaaagAGCCAGACTGGAGCTTAGGTGTCATGAGAGTGTTTGCTAAGTAGATGAATCATTAGTTCTTGCAAACTACATGTGCCTATGTATTTTCAGTgataggttttctttttccttgaagCAGATTAGTTTCGGTGAAGCTGTTCTGTGTGTGATTGCATCCCAGGTTGCAAATTTTGGGGAGAGTTTAGTTGGTGCTACATTCCAAGGGAAAGATGGATTCAGATGGGTAAGTAGTAGTACCACAACTACTTCATCTTTACCTTCTCCATGATATGCAGGCACCTGATATGCAGTTATCCATGTCAGCAGTCTCATGTAGCACATGCATTTGGTTATGAACCTTAAGAGGTTAAAacagaaagaatgcattctgtTTGGGTGACACCCTCATTTGACCCAGTTTTGTGGAAACTTGGTTAtgtgaaaatcaagttttttaatgagttctGATTGAACCTGGTTTGTGACTTTGTGTGCTGGGATGGCATacccaaaactcaattttttgtgaataacaTGAGGATATCATGCTTTGCACTCCATTTTGAAAAcccaggttttgtcaaaactgagcTTTTCTCAATCCCAGTTTTGATGTCACCCAAACACTCAAAAAATGCTGTTTGGATGCAACACCAAGTTTCACCTCCAAAACAGCATATTCGAGTGTCATCCAAGTGTCCTATAGCTTAGCTTTCAGAAAAAATTTCCTCATGAATGCTTTACGTACTGCATCCTGTGCTAATATACAGATAATTGTTGTTGTGCTAAAATGCTTGTTTTCAGTTAGTCAGACTTTTGGACTTGGTGATGGATCAATATTCTAACAATAGCTTGATGTCTGCTATTAAATGTCAGCTCTTTGTTTCAGATTTACTTCTATTGTATGTCATCCATGGCAAGTACTGGCAGTCACAGTTAGTTTACTTATTCTGTTCATATTATTGAAAAATCTAAATGGCATTTTTTCTAGGGTGATGGCTGGAGATAGACTTGGTGTCAAAAATATCGTGAATGAGTTGACGTGTGAGTGATCAAAATCCATTTAGGAGGACCTAATGAGAGGTGATCTTGAGCTGCTTGGTGATTCAGGTTGTTTGACGTCTAAGTGTTGTGATTTATGTAATTGACTGATCCTTTAAGTCACAGTTCATCAGTCTTACATGCAATTCTCAGCTTGCAGCTTGTGGAGTGCAGTTAGGTGCTTCAGAGTCTGAGACTGTTCAAAGGATCATgctagtttcttctttttttttttaatatatatttattttcatctATGTCTCAGTGGTACGTGGGATATGCCCACGTACCAGTACCAGTACGGCAGTACAGTGGTGCTGGTACGGCAGTACGGCTTGGATCAGTTCCGGGTTGGAACTGATCCAAAccatatttgttttcatttttttttccatttcaaccatatttttgttagtttattgatgttttatgAGATTACATgtagaaattttgaaagaaactatTAAAAATTGTCATATTAAcgtgttgtatatatatatatatatatgttcacatatatataaacacacatttttttgcCGTACCTTGCCGTACCCATGCCCGCTTTCCCGTACCCATACAACGACAGAGATTCTCACTTGCTTCTGAATAATATATGTTCTCTTTATTGCTCAGTTGTATCACCtagtcttctttttttctctttccctgtCTTGTGCTTGAGAGTCTGAGACTGCTCAAAGGATCATGCTAgtttcgtttttaattttttttattttcacttgcTCCTGAATAATGTCCGTTCTATTTATTGTTCAGTTGCATTACTTCGTctgcctttttccttttccctgttTTGCAGCTTACCAATGATGTTGTCAACGTTATAAACATTTCAATCGGCACCGCTCTTGCCATACTGATGAAGCAAACGTTACTCTGAGGGATACTTTTGCCATACCTCATCCATCAATTTTATTCCATCAATGTGtatgctttcattttcctctttatGTATTCTGTATATACACTTGCTTGAAGTGGTTGGCCATTACTACAAGctaatttttttcagtttcttcaagaGCCGTGCCGACCTGATTTTCTTTGAGGATTCTCACAAACGTGAAATGAGTTTCACATGCAGAGTAAGGAACTTCTGAAGTGGCTGTATCCTATTGCTGGTGATTTACATTGTAAGAAAGTAAGCAGCAATTTCACTCTTCCAAGGCAAAAATATATAAGCTGGACACTTTATTTCCCAACCCTTTTTCGTAaggaaatccaaatccaatccacgGCAACGCAAAACCCTTTTGCGTAGACATCTTCAAGCCCATATGGTACGCTTATAGCTTCAACTTGCAGAAAGAGTGATAcctatgagaatcaaactacGACTGCACGTATTGTAGCCGTAGCTCTTCCTTACCATGTCAACCTCATTGGATCCTTTCGTTCCTCAATGTTGTTTTCATGCTGAAGAAATGAGAGCTCTAATAGCAACTGAACATGTAGATGTTGAAACTTATTCGCGTTCCCCGATTGGaatttgtttgtgttttgtgATCATGCAGGGATTACATCTTTGGGTACATGAGGATATAAACCATTGGGGTATGATGTAAACCGGGTTGAGGAATTCGATTTTTGATATATCTGGATATTCAATTAGAACTACTTCCATTCCTGGCAGTACGGCATAATGGATGGCCAGAGAAAGGTCATTGTCCTTCTCCTGCACAAGATCTTGCTACAAGCCCCTCCACAAGCTGTTGTATGGTGATACTCCTGAGTCCTGTCTGTAGCCGGAACTACAAGTCCAGCTTGAATTCGACTCGATTTGAGTAGCGTGGTTTGACTTTGACTTGACTCATGTATTGTTTGGCTCGAATTCAACTTGAGCTTTATAAGATCAGCTTGACTTAGGCATCTTGTGTGAGTGCTGGAACCTGACTCCTTTAAGCTCTTCAATTGAAACCTAACTGAGATAAGCTTGATAACAGTCTAACTCCCCTACTTATACATGAGCTTAATCGGGTttaatcaagtcaagctcgTGTAGTTCAAACTCGACTAGCTTACAAACTCAAGTTTTAACTTAAGCTAGAGCTTGACTGGCTTAACAAAGAATTGAGCTTAAGCGGCATAAGTTAATGCTAGTGATGACACGAAACTGAAGCTTGTCGTTTGTAATATATAAAAACTTCCATGCTTGTGTCCACATGATGACATCTGATTGATCCCATTTAAAATCCTCAAGATTTGATAACTGTGGATTTAAAATTAGATCCTCATTCATCCTATTTTAAATTGAACATTTAATCAAtgtaaaaagataaaataaggATTTAAGCCTAGATTTTAGGTCTGATCTACATTCATTAGTTTAATAAACCATagattttataaatatttttgttacATTAATAAAAACATGTCACGTAGATCCATATTGAATTTAAGGAGTTCAAATCAATGAAAACATGTCACATAAATCTATATTAGATCCATAGTTGCCACTTCATCCTAAGTCTTCAAACTGTTCCGTgtatcaaataatttttttgaaagttgACATCTAGGGATTTTGAAATTAAGCCAAAAGTAGGGACTTAGCAGAAAATATCGCCCCGAGACGGCGGGGGGACAGGAAGTGCCAGGGCGGGAGCGGGAAACCAGAGAAGACGAAGGGTCGGGGAGGCCAAAATCTGTCCGTCAGTCCCCCTCagtctctctttcactctcatCTCACTCTCGAACTCTCTCTCGCGCCATGGGGCGGACCCGATCATCAAAGAGACAACGCGTTGAGGAAGCTCCTGAGGAAGGGGCTGGGTTGGAAGTGAACCGGGATAGTGGCGAGAGTCAGATACCGGCGGTGGTTCATGACCAAGACGTTGGCACTCGTTCCCCTGTCCTTGTCTTTGCTCATGGAGCCGGAGCTCCTTCTACCTCTGAATGGATGCttaggtctctctctctctctctctgaaaccTGCTCGTTTCTATTTTTCTGATTGCCTTTTGGTGTTGTCTCTCCCCACTTGGTGACCTGAAACTTGTTGAGAGGATgcttagctctctctctctctctctcttacggaaacatgttcctttttgttttgtggttTCCCTTTGGTGTTTCCTCTCCCCACTTGGTGATATAAGACTTGCTGAAAGGTCTTCTTCCATTTTTACGGCTGTCCCCGCTTGGTGATCTGAAACTCGTTTGAGGGGATTCAGGTGAAAATTTATCGTCGCTAATGATGTCAAATGGTCCCTTTCTTCCGTCGTCACGGTTGTTATCTTGTTTGAGAACCCTTCTATCTCCCTCCAGGGATGGTCGTGAATCTTGCAAgcaaaataagagagagaaacgCCGTAGGGAACTTTCCGTTCTATCGGAAAAGCTGGTGATGTGAAATGATAGAAGAACGCCAGATGATGGAAACTattggaaaataaaaggaattcATTTCGTTGAGCGAGGTCTTTAATCTCATTTCCATTTGAGTGTAGTGAAGAGAGAATTAATAAGTTTGGAGGAGCATTCCTTGGGATGGTTAATCCTTTTTATATTGGGAGGGGGTGTTTGGTCTTTTACTTTCTTTGCTGTTTGTTCTTCCCTTTGCCACTAAACCACAACTCCATACAAGCAGTTTTTCCGGGCTCTTTCTCTCGTGGGGTTCAACGTTTAACCGTTGATGGTTGGTAAGGATTCACAAAAAAGTTTTCCTGCGATTCTGTATTTGTTGGTAATAGCGATGAGGAAATCAGGTGTCAGATTGTCTTGAGGGATAATTAAAATACTTTTAGACAGGGTACGACTTTGGACAGTTGTTGCTCTCTTCTCAGTTAACGATTTCAAGTTAGAAACGGCTGCTAGTCGATGCCCCAGCGCCAATCAAAGGGAGATAAAGAGAGAATATTCCACAACTGATcttgttgagtcatttgctctCTAGAATCAGAACAAATCTTCCACTTCAAGAGCGTCGACCCGCTTTACAATTAGACAAATATTCCACTTTGCAGTTTCATGAAGTTCTAGACACTCTTCGCTGCTCCTAATACTATTTTTTCAGGTCGTTTCTTTCTTGAGATCTACATGGGGGTTCCGGGTATGTGTTTGATTTCTTCTACATCTACGCTCGTAAATCATGTGacacttaagaaaaaaaaaaaaacatctccTGTGAGTCTCAGATTCAGCATTGTTTTGCatttccatttattttccatGGAAAGAAGTACCTTTGTAACAGGTTGGTGCTTTAATCTCTGGATGTGAGAATCATGAACTGAAATGCTTAGTGGTAcgaaaattttcatgtaaaatttagaaaaatattcaGGTGAGTGAATGGAAAGGGGCTTTCCATTAATGCCAATGCATCGGTAGAAAACTAGAAATTAATAGTAGTTCTTCTTCTCAATTTAATATGGATGTTTTGTTGTTGCTGTTGTAGATGGAAAGAGATGCTAGGAAGAGCATTACATGCCGTTGAAGTAGTCACTTTTGACTATCCATGTAAGTATGTATGCATAGAACTCATTCATTTGTTGTCACAGCAAGGGAGAGTCTGGTTTTAACGTTTTTCCTGTTATCACTTTAGTGCTGCAAGAAAATTGTCTCTGTGTTTATTTATCATCAGTATCTCAAGACTCATATCATTGAGTCAAATCTCTGTTTGGCTTGATACTCTTGTAAAATAAGGAGTTTGAATCAAGTTTCACATTCAAGAACTTGTTTCTTGCTGTgacatgcaaatttttttttgagtcTTGATAAGGCTTGTTTGCAATTTGTACCATCTAGGTCAGGCTTCGAGCATCCATCTGGTCCACTTTTTGGGGATGTTAAGGCTAGGCTGCATCCCTTCGTTTTTCCTGTATTTCATCTGGCTCACCTAGTTTTTAAATATCATTGGTTTAATCATTGGCAGATATTTCAAAGGGTAAGCGTGCAGCTCCTCCAAAGGCAGAAAAATTAGTTGACCACCATTTGGATGTTGCAATGAAGGCTGTTGCAAAATTTTCTGGGCATCCACTTATTTTGGTGGGAAAATCTATGGGTTCAAGGTATTGTATTTGAGCTTGTGCTGCTGCAAATTGACTTACCTAGAAGGATGTAAGGGTGGTGGTTTTGATTGAGATAAAGGCTGACAGTTGAAAAATAAGTTTCAATGTTAGATGAGATCGTTGAAACCTTGAAGCCAAATATTTCCACGGTGTGCATCAACTTGTATAATTACCGTGGGTTTCAAATCCTACGTTTAGCTATGTTGAGCTCCTGCTAACCAGCTTGCTTTCCAAACATTTTAGGATCTGGATTTGGTGTCAATGTCAATGTTCctgataaaaataatatttttccttttcccagttGTTTGAACAAAGTGAATCGGTCCCTAAGAGCTTGTTTGGAAACAGTAACGcttgttactatttcatgaatctacctcaaaaattAGGGCAGGTTCACAGAACACTATAACAAGTGTCCATGAATCAGCTCTATTTTTTTATAGCAGATTCATGGGACAGCAACAGAAcattactgttgccaaacgacCGTAAGGGACCCCCGAAAAGGCTGTAACATTTTGATGCACGTTTTAAAAATAAGCACTTTTTAAATGCATAACATGCTGCAGGGTAATTGTGGAAAGGCAATACTTGCCTGTGTTATCCCAACTTGACGGCTACTTGTCAGAGCTTTTATTTTccagtttgtttttctttgtaacTGAAAAGCAACCTATACACCTGCGAAGAGCATGTTAGATGTTAATTAATTGTGGTTCTACCTTCACTGTCTGCCAGGGTGAGTTGTATGGTAGCCTGCACTGGGAAAGTTCAAGTGTCAGCTGTGTTGTGTTTGGGCTATCCACTAAAGGTACACAAAATTTGCGTATGTTAATTTGCAACCTTTTAGCTGTCATATTGTTATTTCACATAAGTTATTGTCTTGATGCATGTGCTGGACAAATTATTAGCTGTTTGTCAAAGTTCAATTTAAAATGACGTCAGATTTGTCTCATGATAAGTTGCCTTTGAGCAGGGCCATTCAGCAGCAGAGTGGCATCTATTCCTCGGTAGATAGCAgccagatctctctctctctctctctctctctctcgtggttATGTTCTTCAAAGCTCTGTAGATGTCATGCTGAAGCAATCTAGATGATCCAAATCATTTCCCCGTTGTGTCATCTTATTTCTCTAATATTTATGTGATTATGTCATATTCAAGCTTAGTAACAACACTGATGATATCATTTACTAATTGACTGTTAGCTTTCTTCAGTGCGATGTATTAAATGTGAGTTTCTTTCTATGAACTTGGTCATCCTCAAGAGAGTAGCGGCTTTATAGATGATTAGTAAATAATATACTCAAATCAAATGTGCAGCTACTTTCatgttataattttttatcattggATATCATCCAGGGCATGAATGGAGCAATTCGAGATGAAATTCTCTTGCAACTAACCACTCCCACTATGTTTGTACAGGTATCATTTGACTTATTTCAGTTTCTCTTTAAATGATTTATGCATTTCGAGCCTTTCCTCTTGTTCTCTCTGTCCTTTCAGCTTTGGGTGCACGCATGGGTGTGCAAGGGGTCAAGCTACTTGAACTATGTTCAGGGTTGACTTCTTGTTACCTATTATATAAGTCAAGTTTGAGCACCAGTGCGAGCTTGTACATGTTAATAACCCAAGCTGGCGTTCATCTATTGAGCTCAATAAATCACAAATGATCTTCAGTTCAAATTAAATAAGATGATATTTTTGTCACCTGCTACATGCTTGGTGCTGATACTGTAATTGTCCTTATATTGTCCTGAAGGATCCGGTTGGGTTTTCTATATTGTGGGATTTTATAGTAAGCATGGCGAGATAAACATGTCGATCTGGTTTAGCTGTGTTTCTTTGTAATGTTCAATAGATTTTTGTTgccatattattttttttagtgtgtACGCCTAGCAAAGTTAACATTTGATCGCATTTTCTGTGAAGGGTAGCAAAGATGGAATGTGCCCCCTGGAGAAACTGAATGCTGtcaggaagaagatgaaggcacGCAATGAGTTGCATGTGGTGGATGGTGGTGATCATTCTCTGAAAGTTGGAAAGCAAACACTAAAATCAGATGGAGTGACTCAAGCTCAGGTAGAAGAGAAGGCCTTGACATCAATTGCAGAATTCATAAGCAGTGTTCTTGAATGTGGACCGTGACATTCTAAACCTGTGTTATTCTAACGATAACAGGAacaacgaaagaaaaaaaatgaagtccAACCTTTTGCTTTTCACGTTGGCATTTTGAGAACTAGAAAGTGCAACTATTTTCATGGTTGAACATTTGTATTACACAGAAAATCTTTCTTGCTAAGGATCAAACACAAGAGTAATCAGATCCAAGAGGATTTGCACCAGGTGCAGCAAATGAAGTCACAGATGGAGTCAAGTTGGAGTCGGTTACCAATATCAAGTACAACTATgtatttttatatgaaataaaaagGATGTCGTAATACAAATCATGGAACTTATCTATTTCAAACGATCTCTTAAATCAAGTAATAGTCGAAACAGGGATGGTGGAAAAACTTGTGCAGGGCAGATGTAGGCTTCTTCAATGGCTAAACCGCAGAAGTCTGCTTACTTTAAGCCTTTCTTGTCTGTCTTGTTATTAAACCCAAAAAGGatctgttttttgttgtttcatttttttttccttaacatCTATGCCATAAACTGAGCTTTCATCATTAAGTTGAACATGAGGTTTCGTGTGAGACCTCAACCTGAACACTACAGGTTATCTGTTAATTACATATTTTCGGCTCTGCATTTGAGACCTCACTTCAGACATGAAATTTGAATGCCATCTTATAATTTCATGTTAGTGATTTTCGCCTTAAGCTTTTGTTCATACATCTTTCCAGCGTCGTCGATAGCGATGAGGTTATAGTAACCCATTTCAACAGGCAACAACTTACACCTGTACGCTTATTGGGAAGTAAAACTCGAGCTCATAGTGAAGAggagtaaaagaaaaaagaaaaagagaaagttttggatatgaatcAACTATATGGATCGACAGTGGAGTCAGATTTGGACATGCTCCGACCAGACGTAAGATAACCCTCACAACAATTTAATTGTTATGTTCTTCCCCAAGTAGCAATTATGTGTGTCACCCCTCTAAAATAATGAATACTCATATCCATTATGCACCAGCAAGGTTAGGGTGCTTAGCATAGTTGGTTGCGCGGTAATTTGATTCCTATGAATGTTAAATTTTTGGACTAAAAATTACACGACATTTTAGTTGACAGATTCACTGTACGTTTACTCAAGTTCCGAAGTAACCATAAACCTTAGAACAAGGAAGAAGGGGGAAGTTGGCTCAACCTGTCATTGGCAgatttattttaacttttacaTTCCTTTAAAGTAGTAAACGCATTGCCCAATTACCACTCAGCTAATCCTTCGGTTAGCCCTGGCAGATTTAAACAATgtcaattatttgaaaaaacaaaagcgattagttttttaatattttaagaatttttataattttaattatttatatatatttgtatattttaaatattactGACCAATTCACACAAATGTAAGCTTTAATCAGTGACAGCAACCACTGAATAGAGTTTTTCTTGCATTTGACTCATTAAAATAAAAGTGAGCCACCAACATTGATAAGCAATGTTTTCACATTTACTTTCCAACCGTAGAATTTGTGCGAACTTTTCAAAATGGCGATCATTATATCCCAAACACTAGGAATATATTATTGGAAAAATCTGTTTTTacgagaaaaagaaattttaattcgTCCTAATAGTTTAACAAAGAATTTGTTGATCTCCAAAAACTTCCTTTTCCATGTTAAAACTTCCTTTGCCATGTTAAAAATACATTACTCggaataaaatatttataaaagtgttttaactttttatttttctcattcgtCCAATAGGAAAAAGGAGAGCTTGCAATGAACGTTGCACCCGATCCGTTCCCGGCCGAGTTTTTGGGGGCAGCGCCGCTTTGGCCTGTCGCAACCTATAAATTAAATCGTTAACAAAGATTACACAGGAGAGAAAGACGGAGGGGGAAGGACGCCATGACCAAACCTAAACCTGAAGGCACTTTCTTCTTTCGTTCTTCGGATATCCacttcgtcttcttcctcttagCTCTCCTTCCGTTCCCCTAATCCCTCCTCTTATCCTCTCCCCAATTTATCTCTTTCTCGCAGTTTCACACTATTGGAAATACCAAATACACAGAGACGTTCATCCAATGGCTTCGGCATCTCCAGTTGATTATGCAATCCTAAAACGTTCTCGAAAATCACAAGGTTCATAAGAAGAACTTACAAGGTTTGCGCGTTCCTTTTGTCCTGTTTTTGTTCAAGATTAGGGCGTGGATTTGATGTTGCTTGTTTCTGGCTGAACCTACGGATAATTTCCGGTTCGATTCTGTCGTAGATTGTTGGCGTTACTTCTTGTATACGCGATGCGTTTATCGCAGAGGAGGAAGCATCAGCTTCCTCGGCCGTGCGCCTGTGAATGCGATCGATGGACACCTACCAAGAAGCGTAAGAAACTTTTTGACATCCATTCTGATTCTCCGCCTAGTAGAAGTACCAATAGTTCCAAGCCTGACGAGGGTGTGCCTTCCGGGGAAAATGGGGACGATGGCGGTCCATCGAACGAATACGGTCTCCGTAGGAGCTCCCGCATTCGTAAGGCCGTTAACCGGGATCCTCCTTCGTCCCACAGCTCAAGAATCGGCAAAGGAGGTAGGACGAATGGTTCATTTAGCAAAAGCCCGATTGGTTTGGGTGACAGAATGCGAAAAAAGAGGCTGAGATCGCCGTCTCTCATCGTCGACGCAGATGCTTCTATTGATTGGGATGTCAGGCTGCGGTCCAGGCATAAGCGACCTGTGATCGAGGAGGAAAAGGGGAGTCCTATAACTGGGAGCAAGGGAAGACCGAGACAGAGTAAAAGGAAACTGCTGCGGGATATTGATGAATGTATCTTGAGACTGGATGAGACGAAGAACAATGGTTCTTTGGTAGAGGAATCGACCAGGGGGATGACTGATCGATTTTCTGTGGCTGACAAGGTTGGCAGGGGGGAAAGTGAGTCTGATGAGTCGACTAGTTCCCATGACAGCAGTGGACAGAGTATGGATCTTGATGGGGGGAGATCCTCTGGTGTGAACAATTACGTAGATGGCAATGACTCCTGTTCTCATGAATCATCGGATGATGAATCTAGCGACACTTGTATAGCACATGGTCGACGTTCTCTCAGAATTTTtagtaagaaaaaaatagagtCTAGAGGAAAAAAGAATAGCATAGTTGATGATGAGCGCAACAAGTTCATTGGAAGAAGTGATGACAGTGGAAGTAGAAATAAAATGCCTAAAACAATGGTTTCGAGACAAGATAGTCATGTTGATATTGACAAGAAGAGTGATTTGAATGAATTGAGAACACAAAAAGCTGGTGGTCCTACTGCAGTAGTTGTAGTAACGCATGATGAAGACAATGGAGCAGTCAAATTACAGCGTGATCAAATTGATGAAAGCAATACAGGAATTATCGTTCAAATTGGAGAGAAGAACCGGTCTGTAGTGAATGGTGACATTTGCGCGGACAACACTGGATGGCAAGATGTAAGTAGAGGAGAACACACTGAAATGGTGCATGATGGTACAGAAAATCAGAATGTTGAGAAATCTGACATGATATCCCACCTTACTGATCTGGAAAACAGTTCTGCAGTCAATGATTCAGTTCATATTTCTCAAGCAGATCTCCATTATGATGCATCTGTTAAGAATTTTGCAGCTAGACGTTCCACAGATGCAAAACAGCCACTTGCCTTTAATGATACAGAGATGCATCCTCCAATAGATTTACATAACCGTCCTGATGCTTCACATGGATCAGTGTATCAACATGATCAGGTAGACATTGTTCATGGGGTAAAAGAGCAAGTAAAAGCACTACCACTAGATGCTGATGCTCAAGTTGATGAGCATAATGTGCCATCTCCCAGGGCCCGTCATTCTGGAGGCTCGGCCATAGCTGAAAATGAgggagaaatca
This genomic interval carries:
- the LOC116260011 gene encoding uncharacterized protein LOC116260011 — protein: MGRTRSSKRQRVEEAPEEGAGLEVNRDSGESQIPAVVHDQDVGTRSPVLVFAHGAGAPSTSEWMLRWKEMLGRALHAVEVVTFDYPYISKGKRAAPPKAEKLVDHHLDVAMKAVAKFSGHPLILVGKSMGSRVSCMVACTGKVQVSAVLCLGYPLKGMNGAIRDEILLQLTTPTMFVQGSKDGMCPLEKLNAVRKKMKARNELHVVDGGDHSLKVGKQTLKSDGVTQAQVEEKALTSIAEFISSVLECGP